From the genome of Pseudomonas putida:
ACCTTCGTTGATCATGTCGTCGACGCTCAGGGTGGCGCCGTCCCAGCGCACGTCCATGCCTACGCGGACGAACACGGTGACGATACCGGTGTCCTGGCAGATCGGGCGGTGGCCGGTGGCGCACATGCGCGAGTTGATCAGGATCTGGGCGATCGAGTCGCGTGCGGCGGGCGATTCTTCACGCAGGTAGGCTTCGTGCATCGCCTGGATGAAGTCGACGGGGTGGTAGTACGAGATGAATTGCAGGGCATCGGCGACGCTCTGAATCAGGTCGTCTTGCTTGATCACGGTCATGCAGCGCGCTCCTCTTAAAGACGGGAACATTCAAAAAGACGCTCGACGGTGCCGACCAGCGTGTCGAAACGCCTTGCAAGGCGCGCCGGCAGGCTGGCCGACGCAAAAGGGCGCGGCAGTATAGCGCGCCTCAACGAGCGAAACACCTGCGCGTGGTCAGGACCATGGTCGGCAATGCGCGGGCATCGTTCTTGCTGGGGATGTACGATGAACACCGCTATGCAACCTGGAGATCCCCGAAATGCCCGAACTCTGCGTGGGCGAGCGCCGCTGGACGGTGCCAGCCGGCAGCAATCTGCTCGACGCTCTGAACGCGGAAGGCCTCAACGTGCCCTACAGCTGCCGTGCCGGCAGTTGTCATGCCTGCCTGGTGCATTGCCTGGCCGGGCAGCCGGCGGATGCCCGGCCCGAGGCCCTGGCGTTGGACAAGCACGCCCAGGGCTGGCGTCTGGCCTGTCAATGCCGGGTGGTCGAGGATCTGCATGTGGCGGCATTCGACCCGCTGCGCGACGGCGTGCCGGCCCAGGTCTGCGCCGTGGACTGGTTCGGCGATGTGCTGCGCCTGCGCCTGCGACCGGAACGTGCGCTACGCTACCAGGCCGGACAGCACCTGGTGCTGTGGCTGGGTACGGTAGCCCGCCCTTACTCCCTGGCCAGCCTCCCGGGTGAAGATGACTTCCTGGAGTTTCATATCGATTGCCAGCGGCCAGGCGCTTTTTGCGACCAGCTGCGTGGCGTGCAGATCGGCAGCCAACTGCGCCTGGGCGAGCTGCGCGGCGGCGCGTTGCACTACGATCCGGACTGGCAGCAACGACCGCTCTGGTTGCTGGCGGCGGGCACCGGGCTGGCGCCGTTGTGGGGCATCCTGCGCGAGGCGCAGCGCCAGGGGCATCAGGGCGAAATCAAGGTGATGCACGTGGCGCGCGATCACGCAGGGCATTATCTGGCCGGGCCATTGCAGGCGCTGGCCGGGGTGAGTGTCGAGTGTGTACTGGCAGAGGCGCTGGAAAGTGCGCTGGCGGGGTTGCGACCATCCTCGCGGCAGACGGTGGCGCTGCTGTGCGGGTCGCCGGGGAGTGTCGAGCGGTTTGCCCGGCGGCTGTTCATTGCCGGGGTGCCGCGGGGGCAGGTGTTCGCCGATGAGTTCGTCGAGCATGCCTGAGTGAGCCGGGAGGGCTTCGCCCTCCTTTCGCGACGCAAGGCCGCTCCCACACATCTATCGCATACCAGGGATTGCGCGGTAGGTGTGGGAGCGGCCTTGTGTCGCGATAGGACCGCAAAGCGGTCCTCTTTAGCGCAGGATCAACCGACCAGCGGATCACCGACATGCAGGATCTTCATGCCGTTGGTGCCACCTATGGTGTGGTAGCTGTCGCCCTTGGTCAGGATCACCCAGTCACCCTGTTCCACCAGGCCGCGCTTGATCAGCTCGTCCACGGCAGCTTGGCTGACCTTGTCGGCCGGCAGTGCAGCCGGGTCGAAGGCGATCGGATAGACGCCGCGGAACATCGAGGCGCGGGCCTGGGTGGCGCGGTGCGGCGAGAGCGCGAAGATCGGCACGTGCGAGCGCAGGCGCGACATGATCAGCGGGGTGTAGCCGCTCTCGGTCAGGGAGATGATCGCCTTCACGCCCGGGAAGTGGTTGGCGGTGTACATGGCCGCCAGGGCGATGCTCTCGTCGCAGCGCTCGAAGGTGGTATGCAGGCGGTGGCTGGACTTCTGGCTGGTCGGGTGCTTCTCGGCACCCAGGCAGATGCGCGCCATGGCCTGGACCGCTTCGATCGGATAGGCACCGGCGGCGCTTTCGGCCGACAGCATCACCGCATCGGTGTTGTCCAGCACGGCGTTGGCCACGTCGGACACTTCGGCGCGGGTCGGCATCGGGTTCTGGATCATCGACTCCATCATCTGGGTCGCCACGATCACCGCCTTGTTGTTGCGGCGGGCGTGCTGGATGATCTTCTTCTGGATGGCGATCAGCTCGGCGTCGCCGATTTCCACGCCCAGGTCGCCACGAGCGACCATCACCGCGTCAGAGGCGGCGATCAGTTGGTCGAGGGTCTCGTCGTCGGCCACGGCTTCGGCACGTTCGATCTTGGCGACCAGCCAGGCGCTGCCACCGGCTTCGTCGCGCAGCTTGCGGGCGTATTCCATGTCGCTGGCATCGCGCGGGAACGAAACGGCCAGGTAGTCCAGGTCCATTTCCGCGGCCAGCTTGATGTCGGCCTTGTCCTTTTCGGTCAGGGCCGGAGCGGTCAGGCCGCCACCTTTGCGGTTGATGCCCTTGTGGTCCGACAGCGGGCCACCGATGATCACCACGCAATGCAGGGCATCGGCGGTGGCGGTTTCGACGCGCATGACCACGCGGCCATCGTCGAGCAGCAGTTCGTCGCCGACGCCGCAGTCCTTGACCAGGTCCGGGTAGTCGATCCCGACGATGTCCTGGTTGCCTTCGGTCAGCGGGTGCGCGGTGGAGAAGGTGAACTTGTCACCGACTTTCAATTCGATGCGCTTGTTGCTGAATTTGGCGATGCGGATCTTCGGACCCTGCAGGTCGCCCAGCAGTGCGACGTGGCGGCCATTCTTGGCGGCGATGTCGCGGATCAGGCGCGCACGTGCCTTGTGCTCGTCCGGGGTGCCGTGGGAGAAGTTCAGGCGTGCCACGTCCAGGCCGGCGAGGATCAGCTGTTCGATCACTTCCGGCGAATTGCTGGCGGGGCCAAGGGTGGCGACGATTTTGGTACGGCGGATGGTCATGCACAGACTCCTATAGTGAAGCGCAGCGAAAGGCTACTCCTGAATCGCGCTGTAGTCATTGTTCCGTTGCACTACCTGCAAACGGCGCAGGGTGGCGTTTGAACGGGCGGGGTATCCTTGCAAAACGGTGTGAAGATTTGTGGGCAAAGGCCGATACCCTGGCATCAAAGGAGATTCCCCCATGCGAGCCCTGATTGTTTTGGCACTGGCGGTCAGCACCGTCGGCTGCACCCGCTGGTCCATGGACCACCACTTGAACAATGCCTACCGCGCCTACGACCGTGGCGACTGCCAGCGGGTGATGCTGGAACTGTCGCAGGTCGACCGCACCAGCCGTGCACGACCGTTCATCCACCCCGAGGTGTCGCTGCTGCGTGGCCAGTGCCTGGAGCGCCAGCAACTGTTCGTCGATGCGGCCCAGACCTACGAGTACCTGATCCAGCAGTACCCGCACAACGAATACGCCTACCGCGCTCAGGCTCGTCTGCAGACCTTGGAAAAGCTGGGCCACTACCGCCGTGGCGAGCCGGCCGTGGCGAGCCCGGTCGCCACCTCTCCTTGGCGTTAACACCAAGGTATCTTTTATTTAACGGGATTTGCCGCGCAGCCTGGAGTAACCTGTAAGCAAGATGTAACGACAACCGCCAGTTCCTCGTATTCCTGGCATCGGGTACGGACTGCACTTGCGATCATGTTCATCAAGCGCCATATCGAACGACACCAGCTCCCCTGCGTGCTCAAGGTGTACAACCGCTTTACCGATCAGTCGATCGGCCAGTTGGGTAATGCCTCCGAGGACGGGTTGATGCTGATCAGCCAGTTACCGGTCCTGGTTGGCCCGGACTACGAGCTGCAGTTGCGTCTGCCGCTGCCTGGCAATGGCCAGCAGTTGGTCGACCTCACCGCGAGCTGCCTGTGGTGCCGCGAAGACCAGACCCCTGGCCATTACGATTCCGGTTTCATGTTGCTGCAAGCGCCCCGCGAGTACGAGGAATTCGTCCGCTCGCTGCGCGACTATTTCAGTTTCAGGCCGGCCAACGCTTCCGCCTGAAAGTACGTGGGTTAGAATCGGGGCGACCTCGATAAGGACGACCCCGTGAGCTCCAGCATTTTCTGGCACGACTATGAAACCACCGGCATCAACCCGCGCTGTGACCGCCCGCTGCAGGTAGCAGGCGTGCGCACCGACTTCGAGTTGAACGAGATCGACGAGCCGGTCAACCTCTTCTGCCAGCCTTCCGACGACATCCTGCCGCATCCGATGGCTTGCCTGGTAACCGGCATCACGCCGGCGCAACTGGCCAAGCAGGGCCTGTGCGAAGCCGAATTCATGACCCGCGTGCACGCCGAGCTGTCGCGCCCCGGCACCTGCGGGGCGGGCTACAACACCCTGCGTTTCGACGATGAAGTCACCCGCTACAGCCTCTATCGCAATTTCTTCGACCCCTATGCCCGCGAGTGGCAGGGCGGCAACAGCCGCTGGGACCTGATCGACGTGGTACGCACCGCCTATGCCCTGCGCCCCGAGGGCATCCATTGGCCGCAGCAGGACGGGCGCACCAGCCTGCGCCTGGAGCTGCTCAGCAAGGCCAACGGCATCGAACATGGCCACGCCCACGAGGCGCTTTCCGACGTACGGGCGACCATTGCCCTGGCGCGGCTGATTCGCCAGCGCCAGCCCAAGTTGTATGAATGGTTGTTCCAATTGCGCAGCAAGCACAAAGTCATGGAGCAGGTGCGTTTGTTGCAGCCGCTGGTACATATATCCGGGCGTTTTTCTGCAGCGCGTAATTATCTGGGCGTGGTCTTGCCACTGGCGTGGCACCCGCGTAACCGCAATGCATTGATAGTCTGCGACCTGCAGCAGGAAACCCTACCGTTATTGCGGGAAAGTGCCGAAGTGCTGCGCAAGCGGTTGTACACGCGGCACGAGGACTTGGCCGAAGGTGAATTACCCGTGCCGTTGAAGTTGGTGCAGATCAACCGTTGCCCGGTACTGGCGCCGCTCTCGGTATTGCGCCCCGTCGATCAACAACGGCTCGGCGTGGATATGGCGCTATTGCAAGCACGTGGCGAACAGCTGGCCCATCAGCAGGGGCAATGGCAAGACAAGCTGGACTCCATTTATGGCCCGGAAGAATTTGCCCCTTGCGACGATCCGGAACAGCAACTGTATGACGGATTCATCGGAGACCGTGATCGTCGCTTGTGCGAGCAAGTTCGCACGCTGGAGCCTGCGCAATTGGGCCACGGGCACTGGATGTTCGATGACCCGCGCCTACCGGAATTACTGTTCCGTTATCGCGCCCGAAACTTCCCCGAGACACTCGGCGCCGAGGAGCGCCAACGCTGGTTTGCATTCTGCCAGCAGC
Proteins encoded in this window:
- a CDS encoding iron-sulfur-binding ferredoxin reductase — protein: MPELCVGERRWTVPAGSNLLDALNAEGLNVPYSCRAGSCHACLVHCLAGQPADARPEALALDKHAQGWRLACQCRVVEDLHVAAFDPLRDGVPAQVCAVDWFGDVLRLRLRPERALRYQAGQHLVLWLGTVARPYSLASLPGEDDFLEFHIDCQRPGAFCDQLRGVQIGSQLRLGELRGGALHYDPDWQQRPLWLLAAGTGLAPLWGILREAQRQGHQGEIKVMHVARDHAGHYLAGPLQALAGVSVECVLAEALESALAGLRPSSRQTVALLCGSPGSVERFARRLFIAGVPRGQVFADEFVEHA
- the pyk gene encoding pyruvate kinase produces the protein MTIRRTKIVATLGPASNSPEVIEQLILAGLDVARLNFSHGTPDEHKARARLIRDIAAKNGRHVALLGDLQGPKIRIAKFSNKRIELKVGDKFTFSTAHPLTEGNQDIVGIDYPDLVKDCGVGDELLLDDGRVVMRVETATADALHCVVIIGGPLSDHKGINRKGGGLTAPALTEKDKADIKLAAEMDLDYLAVSFPRDASDMEYARKLRDEAGGSAWLVAKIERAEAVADDETLDQLIAASDAVMVARGDLGVEIGDAELIAIQKKIIQHARRNNKAVIVATQMMESMIQNPMPTRAEVSDVANAVLDNTDAVMLSAESAAGAYPIEAVQAMARICLGAEKHPTSQKSSHRLHTTFERCDESIALAAMYTANHFPGVKAIISLTESGYTPLIMSRLRSHVPIFALSPHRATQARASMFRGVYPIAFDPAALPADKVSQAAVDELIKRGLVEQGDWVILTKGDSYHTIGGTNGMKILHVGDPLVG
- a CDS encoding tetratricopeptide repeat protein, with product MRALIVLALAVSTVGCTRWSMDHHLNNAYRAYDRGDCQRVMLELSQVDRTSRARPFIHPEVSLLRGQCLERQQLFVDAAQTYEYLIQQYPHNEYAYRAQARLQTLEKLGHYRRGEPAVASPVATSPWR
- a CDS encoding PilZ domain-containing protein, which codes for MFIKRHIERHQLPCVLKVYNRFTDQSIGQLGNASEDGLMLISQLPVLVGPDYELQLRLPLPGNGQQLVDLTASCLWCREDQTPGHYDSGFMLLQAPREYEEFVRSLRDYFSFRPANASA
- the sbcB gene encoding exodeoxyribonuclease I yields the protein MSSSIFWHDYETTGINPRCDRPLQVAGVRTDFELNEIDEPVNLFCQPSDDILPHPMACLVTGITPAQLAKQGLCEAEFMTRVHAELSRPGTCGAGYNTLRFDDEVTRYSLYRNFFDPYAREWQGGNSRWDLIDVVRTAYALRPEGIHWPQQDGRTSLRLELLSKANGIEHGHAHEALSDVRATIALARLIRQRQPKLYEWLFQLRSKHKVMEQVRLLQPLVHISGRFSAARNYLGVVLPLAWHPRNRNALIVCDLQQETLPLLRESAEVLRKRLYTRHEDLAEGELPVPLKLVQINRCPVLAPLSVLRPVDQQRLGVDMALLQARGEQLAHQQGQWQDKLDSIYGPEEFAPCDDPEQQLYDGFIGDRDRRLCEQVRTLEPAQLGHGHWMFDDPRLPELLFRYRARNFPETLGAEERQRWFAFCQQRLSDPSFGAPNTLGDFEQARQAAWADTDEAGRRVLDAWQAHAQALREQYAITA